GTCAGACATGTACAGTATGGGTGTTATCCTGCTAGAACTCTTCCAACCATTTGGAACAGAAATGGAAAGAACAGAAGTTCTCATGCATTTAAGGAATGACCACATTCCTAATACTTTCTACAAAAAATGGCCTGTTCAAGCCAAGTATGTTAAACTCCTAACCAGTAAGATATCTTCACAAAGGCCAACTGCTGCTCAACTTCGTGAAAGTGAACTGTTTCATACTACAGAACATGTAAGTTATGCCAATAACCTCACCTCTTATGGGATAAGGAAAACTGCTTTGAACTGCTCCCCTTAGTTTCCCTGTCTCTAttatgccctttttttttttaataacttaagATTATGTGCTTGAGAGAGTTTATTTTTCTGATCACTATATTTGGGCAACTATATTACTGTCTCCATTCTCTTAAAGGAGGTAAATGGCCATTAAATATAGATAACAGTAAGAAAGACTGGACACTTGATTTACAAacagcttgaggatgtggggttttcttgttttttttttttttttttttttccacattgtcATAAAAGCTTTTGAAGCTTTTTGTCAgctttgcaggattttttttatgattttcagTTTCCTTGCTGTACTTTTTTGTTTGTGGATTATGTTGTAACATCAGATACCTGGAGTAACTGTGGTGCCGAAGAACAAATGGTGTTTGCACTCTAATATACACACAGCTTTATTAACAAGGCTTTATCTGTGTCTGTATATAAATGAAGTAAACTGACTTTCACTTTCAGGTTATTTGTAATCTACAGCAGAGGGTGAGACAGCaagaggaagaaattgaaaaactgaaggaaaaaataagattGCTTTCTGAAGAACAAGACAATCATGACAGACTTGGTTCTCCAGTTTAAGTATCAGTCAGTGTGTAAGAGGAAGTAACCTCTCTTGTACATTATTACATTACATAAAActtttttacataaaaatattCCAATGCATGTTGTCCTGTCTGTTCTTCAAAGACATTCTTTTTGTCTCAGGGCATAGGTCTCCAGTCAATAGAAAGGAGTCATGTTGTACTTTGGTAAAATTGAACTTGTGTAAATAAGCAAAGGTTTTGAGTTACAGAGAAGACTACAGTAAGGGAAAAGTTCAAAATACAACTTTATTTGCATAGGACTGCTTTAGATACCTCTTAATCATTAATATAAGCACGTTTGTCACACTTCAATTACAAAAAAGGAAGATCACACTCAAAAGGCAATTGTAATGTTTTATTGGTTTAAGAATTCTGTCCAGTTGTAAGAACTTGAATGCATCTCAGAAAGGACTCAGCCCACTACAGCAGGCACAAGGTGGAATAATATTAAAACAACACCATTAAAAAGAGTACATGCTTACTTTAATAGCTTAATAACAGAGTTGAAAGGTGCCAAGTTCTCACATGACTTCATCCATTTTTGCACATTGGCTGGAGCAGCATTGGCACTACCTGTCTGCTGAAGCGCACACCACGCGACAACGTCTGCTACGGTGAGTTCATTTCCCACCAACCAAGATGTCTTGCCCAGGGCAGCATTCATAGAGCGTAAGACTGCTCCCTTTTCTTTATTGCTACCTTCTTTTAGCTGGAAGATGGCTGTATCAACCCAACTGTCAATCAGAGTTGAAGTAACTGCATTGTACTTCTGGCCAAGCAGGGAAAAGAGAAATCTAGCGATGTTCCCCTCTCCTTCAATAGGGCACATTGTTTGAATGCTAAACTTCATCTGGGGCTTCAgaactgaaattaagaaaaaaattactaagaACAATGGATACCACAAAGCCATAATCGGCATGGTAGAGAAGTCAGAAATAGTGATAGCGTAACAATGCATTTGTGATGCCAGCAACATCATTAATGTCATTAACCTGATGACCTGTTCTCAGTTTTCTTAGTCTAAAAACTGAGACTAAGGCAAGCACCTGTTACAAAAAGCTCATTTCTTGCAAACTTCAGCCCAAACTCCCACCTAGTTTCTATTCTTGTAGCTCAGTTATTTGCAGAAGCTGTACCCACAGGTTTTTGTATAGAAGTGATTTTCCAAGCAACCATCTTTCAGATACTATGTTTATTTTAAGAGCAGTGATCCATAAACAAGAATCTTCTTCCTTTATATCCACACCACTGTTCACAGCTATAAAAATTAAAGTTCATGCTTGCAAGAAGAGCAAAAGTGTTATATCTATAGCATGCGTTCATCATGTGTCAGCAAAAAAATACTAAGGCATCTGTTTGTCAAGATTTTATATCACAAGTTTCATTTTCTTAACTATTTTAAAGTATTCATCTATAATCTAAGATAACTTCATACTTACCATCCTTCCAAATGAGAGTAAAGCCCAACTGATACTCTTGACGTGGTTGCTGCTTAGTctgctcaccaaagcatttcaagAGGTTTTCTGGCACACTCTTCACTGATGAGTGTGTATGAACAGCTGATAATATTTTATAGCGTTCACAAAGCAGACTGTGTAGTACTAATAATGACAACGGAGGTAGAGAAGGATTTGCATTGATTACAATATCTTTCAGGGCACCATAATCCTGCAAGCAAAGTAAAACTTtcagcaaataaaacaaatacacagatgAAACATTCAAGAATTGGGTTTTTTATTTCACACCAAAATGTATATAAAACAATGCCTCTGTGTATCTGAAATTCTAATGATACTCAAAATCAATTCAAGTTTTGACATTTAAGATTTACTTAAACATCTTCCTTCTTCAACAGTAATATAATTTTAGAATATAGAATGTGATTGGGTTAAAGTCTAATCCAATTTGAAGTCAAAGAAAAATTTCCAGTAAGTAACAAGAAATCAACTGTTATAATTTCAAAGTTAGCTACTCTATCTTGGATTTATAATCTGAATGCCCAAAATAAAAGAGTAGTTGTAGGTTATCTGTAAGAATATAAGAAGACTTGTATATTGAGTTTGTGTGTCCCACGTTTTAATGCAACCCTTTCACCGCTGAAGATTGGAGGACAAAAAGATATCTATTGATGTATATGCTAAACTAAACTTACCTTTCCAAGCATTGAATCTAATTCTGCATTTGCTGTCAAAGGAGAATGTTCATCAGTTTGAATGATATTAGTTACATCAAAGTCAGCATCTGGAGTTTGTATCATCTTTGAGAGACCATCAACAGCACTCTTCAGTTCATACAAGCGTTTTAGGATCTCTTCTTGTCGAGATTCAAGTGCTTGAAGCGATGGGTCAACTTCTTCctatatggggggaaaaaaagtcacattcTGCTGTTAACTCAATGTCAAAATAGTGCACAGCTCACTTGACAGTAAGTTTTGAAAGAATTTAAATGTTATTCAAATCACAAGCCCACGTCAGGGGATATTATGGTCTTATGTCTGTGAGTTGTCCCTCTTCTTTCTCAGTGTGAACATGGTGAAAGATAGGTTATGGCTCATTTAAACAAACTTCCAAAATCTTCCTGCTTAAAttatcttaaaacaaacaaacaaacaaccccactGTTAGCTACATGTAAAGGTGACTCCAAAACTTATAAAAATCAGACCACCAACACAGAACTACACAAATTTAAAGTTAGCACTGAAGAGCTAATAAAAAAACTAACAGGCTAAGTTAGCTTGTCAGAACTCTCTTTAACCCAAATAATGGAAGATTGTATGTTGAAGCTGCAAAACACAAACTCTTTTGGCAACTCAGATATTTCACGTAAGTCAAATCTGCAAGTTTAGATGTGTGGTATATTGTATGAGATTACTCCTTAGAATCATTCTTTGTTTCAGAGAATAaaactttcagagaaaaaaaactatCAATTTTGGGGCATTGTTTCCTGGAAAGAATTGAATTTTATCATCCTTGAGTGGCTTTGTCTATAATTGTTACAGGCTAATCCCAATGTATCCTTTTGTTATCTCAATTTTCCACTTAAGTCTCCTATTTTACAATGATACCTCATTAAAAgatggaaaatatatttctgtgggAGGTTTTAGGTGCATGAACTTATACTaaagttaaagaaaaatcttttaatcAATTTCTAAGCATCCTAAGTAAGGCCATGAAAGAAACCCAACCAAACTTCCTTCTTTTTGGTCTAATGGATAAAGAGGTAACAAATAAGATATCTTAAGCAAAATTCTGATATTAGCTTATGCAATATTCTCATAGATAAGATAGAGAAACACTTCCTAAGTGAACACTTTGGCAAATACACAGTTACGTGAAATAAAAACCACTCGCAAAGGAGAGTGGTGGTTATCATTTTGCTGCTGCGATGGGAGGTCATCACAGTAAGCGTTCCTGTGAAGTCCTGCCCCAAGCCTAGTCCTACTCGGTGTTTTCACTGGCCACTTGGATGATGGCACAGCGAGTACACACTCAAAACACAGGATGGCATCAAGCCAAAAAGGGCCCGGGGCGCTctggaagagagaaaacagaattcaAAGCATTCCTGACATCGGAGTGACAGGCTAAAGTCAAGCAGATTAACGTAATGCACTATTCtgcatttttgacttttttttttcttttttaatcgaAAGGAGCAGTTGAGGCTACAGACAGAAGGTGCGTAGCTGCCTAGTCCCTATTTCAAcagcagaaaagcagcaaagtaaATCCGAGCCAGAGGAATGATGATGCAGCAGAAAGGGCCAACGCCAGCCGGGACGCAGCGAGCGACTGCTCCGCTCGGGAGGCCTCAGCGGGGCGCGGGCCTCCACCTATGgcctctttaaaagaaaaggtgcgtgtgtgtgtgtatatatatataatttatatttacatatatgtagAGAGAGAGTCACGGTCCAGAGAAGCGAAATGGCAGTTACAGAACGCTTTAAAGTAATGCTAAGAAAAACCAGGAAGAACTGAGGTTATTTAGCCTCTAAGCGAGCCACTAACGAGCGGGTGCGCGGAGGAAGCGGCGAGCGCGGGCCCCTTCGCCGGCGGCTGCCACGAGCCTCCCCAAGCGGCACCGAGGGGCGAGCGCGGCCGCAGCGCGGTCCCCCGGCCTAGGCCGCaggcgggcgctgcggcgggccCGGGGCTCCTACCTGGtgcgggggcgcggcgggcggcgggctgcGGTGCAGGTTGGGCAGCCGGTACATGCAGGCGGGCAGCTGCTCGGCCAGCACCGCGCCGGGGGCCCCGTGCAGGGGCCGCACCTTGTACATGGGCATGGCGGCAgcggcccgccgcggcgcccccgccgccctgccAGCCACAGGGCCCGCCCACCGGTCGCTCCCTATTgggccgcggcgcagcgcggctccTGACTGACTCGCCGGCGACCCAATCCAAAGCCGTGTCTCCTAACCGTCGCCTTGTCTTCTTTCTATTGGCCAGCGTGAGCCCTTGATTCATTAAGCGAATCCCCGTAGGGCAAGAGGTGCGAATCCTAGTCCTGAGTCGATAGTCCTATAGGCCATTAGCGATCAGTGAAGATGAAAGCTTGCTGAGGATTGGTCGGCACTTTTCTCCAGCGACCAAtgactgagggagggagggacttgCAGGAGAGGGCTGTCTGAGaggagagcggcgccggggaggcGCTGGGCCCGCCGGGCGCCGCATGGAGGCGGCTGCTCCCGCGCCCGCGCCCTGGTGAGCGCCCctcgctgcggcggcggcggcggcggcggcggcggcggcggcggcggggggggggccgccccccctcgggctcccccgcgCGGGTCgcggctccccccaccccccggccgTTCCTCACGAGAAGCCCCAGGCCTCGCTTcacagcgccgcgccgggccccggccgccggcTCGGTCCCGGCCGCCGCTGGGCTCTGGGCTCTCCCTCGGCGGGGCTTCTTGGAggcgccccttcccctcccccccccccgggagtcAGTCGAGAGGAAGGGGCGAGCGAGGGGTGGCGGGCCGTGACCGCCTGCTTCTTACGC
This region of Apteryx mantelli isolate bAptMan1 chromosome 16, bAptMan1.hap1, whole genome shotgun sequence genomic DNA includes:
- the AIMP2 gene encoding aminoacyl tRNA synthase complex-interacting multifunctional protein 2 yields the protein MPMYKVRPLHGAPGAVLAEQLPACMYRLPNLHRSPPPAAPPHQEEVDPSLQALESRQEEILKRLYELKSAVDGLSKMIQTPDADFDVTNIIQTDEHSPLTANAELDSMLGKDYGALKDIVINANPSLPPLSLLVLHSLLCERYKILSAVHTHSSVKSVPENLLKCFGEQTKQQPRQEYQLGFTLIWKDVLKPQMKFSIQTMCPIEGEGNIARFLFSLLGQKYNAVTSTLIDSWVDTAIFQLKEGSNKEKGAVLRSMNAALGKTSWLVGNELTVADVVAWCALQQTGSANAAPANVQKWMKSCENLAPFNSVIKLLK